A window of the Podospora bellae-mahoneyi strain CBS 112042 chromosome 6, whole genome shotgun sequence genome harbors these coding sequences:
- a CDS encoding hypothetical protein (EggNog:ENOG503PS46), translating into MERPTTKPAPKPIYPPSHINICSPFTPKEYTCCHCDNASNFLVFSQDRRVSSCPHAHDPQTCVPSHHHSNAPQGCQMRDHLGRPPLKLRIPAAFTCATCKNQNSIFKIMAQEQVTCNCGAPYLEAVYDQYGQILLWPGLRGDAAIDELSDPKKVAELRWRLIEMGGMPWVENETRLRKWVEEQEALEGLQKAEFVRRGMTRQKEEAGAALGVLKGLGPGSPGLSPSGSPSPSPSPSPSSENGKGEESWDRLFKVVPKHQIGCVETKDSLDDRLAEVRVVE; encoded by the coding sequence ATGGAGCGACCGACGACGAAACCGGCGCCCAAGCCTATCTACCCTCCCAGTCACATCAACATCTGCTCACCCTTCACCCCGAAAGAATACACATGCTGCCACTGCGACAACGCCAGCAATTTCCTTGTCTTCTCCCAAGACAGACGAGTTAGCTCCTGTCCCCACGCCCACGATCCCCAGACCTGTGTCCCGAGCCATCATCACAGCAATGCCCCGCAAGGATGCCAGATGAGAGACCACCTCGGCCGACCCCCGCTCAAGCTCCGAATCCCAGCTGCTTTCACCTGCGCGACGTGCAAGAATCAAAACAGCATCTTCAAGATCATGGCACAAGAGCAGGTGACGTGTAACTGTGGTGCACCTTACTTGGAAGCTGTATATGATCAATATGGACAGATCCTTTTATGGCCTGGGCTGAGGGGTGATGCCGCTATTGACGAGCTCTCGGACCCGAAGAAGGTCGCTGAACTCAGGTGGAGGTTGATTGAGATGGGAGGGATGCCTTGGGTGGAGAATGAGACTAGGTTGCGGAAATGGGTTGAGGAGCAAGAGGCATTGGAGGGTTTGCAGAAGGCCGAGTTTGTCAGGCGGGGGATGACGaggcagaaggaggaggcgggagcggcgttgggggtgttgaagggTTTGGGACCCGGCTCGCCGGGGCTTTCGCCTTCGGGGTCACCTTCGCCTTCACCTTCGCCCTCGCCGTCATCGGAaaatgggaagggggaggagagttgGGATAGGCTGTTCAAGGTCGTTCCAAAACATCAGATTGGGTGCGTGGAGACCAAGGATTCTTTGGATGATAGGCTGGCTGAGGTGAGAGTGGTTGAGTAG
- a CDS encoding hypothetical protein (CAZy:CE3; COG:O; EggNog:ENOG503PDEX) produces the protein MFLPIHNLILALATPLANQGVAVNHFNLGSRAVQPIANATPLRIMPLGASITYGQASTDGNGYRNELRNQLVAAGNTLVNFVGSRKAGIMRDNDVEGWPGARIDEVHSRAVAAVSVPKYKPNVLLVNAGTNDALQNKDVRTAALRMEAMLNDCWTLSPRAVVILSTLLLNKDPVVERRVLDINDQFRRLVKSLRDAGRRIVLVDMHSDQGPMEGVDFADQTHPNDRGYKKMANIWFAGLVAAGDEGWIQTPEAVAGLPDDGLRS, from the exons ATGTTCCTCCCAATACACAACCTCATACTCG CGCTGGCAACCCCCCTAGCAAACCAAGGCGTAGCAGTAAACCACTTCAACCTCGGCTCTCGCGCCGTCCAACCCATAGCAAACGCCACTCCCCTCCGCATCATGCCTTTAGGGGCATCAATAACCTACGGCCAAGCCTCCACAGACGGCAACGGCTACCGAAACGAACTCCGCAACCAGctcgtcgccgccggcaACACCTTGGTAAACTTCGTCGGCTCCCGAAAAGCGGGCATAATGCGCGACAACGATGTGGAAGGCTGGCCAGGCGCCCGCATCGACGAAGTCCACTCCAGAGCCGTCGCCGCGGTGTCGGTGCCGAAATACAAACCCAACGTTCTTCTTGTGAATGCGGGGACGAATGATGCGTTGCAGAATAAGGATGTGCGTACTGCCGCGCTGAGGATGGAGGCGATGTTGAATGATTGTTGGACCTTGTCACCCCGGGCAGTGGTGATCCTTTCAACACTGCTGCTCAATAAGGATCCGGTcgtggagaggagggtgttggataTAAATGACCAGTTTCGGAGGTTGGTTAAGAGCCTGAGGGATGCGGGAAGGAGAATTGTGCTGGTGGACATGCACAGCGATCAGGGGccgatggagggggtggattttGCTGATCAGACGCACCCTAATGATAGGGGATATAAGAAGATGGCGAATATATGGTTTGCCgggctggtggcggcgggggatGAAGGGTGGATTCAGACGCCTGAGGCTGTGGCGGGGCTGCCGGATGATGGGCTGAGATCTTAG
- the BRF1 gene encoding transcription factor TFIIIB subunit brf1 (EggNog:ENOG503NU1D; COG:K; BUSCO:EOG092613QA), translated as MPPKPKNKRSNRVSRIMDNTDRRRQLSVAPSPSPAPAAAQAKGSSGSSEKCRNCGSTDIQEGACADCGLVLREHDIVAEITFGETSNGAATVQGSYLGANQGGVRPTGMGLSFRRVPGAGLKEARERAERETRDLCSQMVHQLSVPLDVADTAMDIYREAVRASYVKGRRKHNVAAVCMYAACRLANQKQIMLLDLADIVKTDVFLLGRNYKELMRRLPTFDTGYDPLTLENLIFRFAAKLEFLHDTNKVANSALRIAHRMVKDNISIGRRPAGISGAAIIMAARAHNFRRTVREVVYVAKVTMATLQERMSEFAAVPAASLSIKQFMQGDEMHPEASHDPPAVYKQSREWLEKHPKRARKRKASDNSPEDPQEPDQQSAPKRRRTSADAYTPDSEAEEASAPHVDSDGFVIPPNPNEQPKKKQLLTDHEGALLIGGLGAPEDGLEEEEVEALHREFYEDENANSHEYDASSEMAMAQQQGIAIPGMKVTIKPRAGSTPAANGAPISDGNATKGVQEEPAQGKRAKPTLTIDFDSQDDNIEADMEGLIEDPAIARVVEEVTRLEQQLEKQPAIQVSKAILDEETPAAETSTQEAPAVVNEQPGEAPLNTPSNEEAEASTSPAASASNSLAADPLLDPIIREDEFEDDPEVMFCRLSEEDSKVKSQIWYNQNKDWLRQVQQKTFEAKVARNKPKKKSQGKKARIGEGQSGPAASASEATSQMLANRALVISTKLNYGNMDTLFSLNQGGPGSAGTQSGMPSAAASNNGAGDDEEMPDDPAPAQAAGDEDHDTAAAYEEEGVEEDYQHHEEETYEQEDDEGDYDQGGHGPGFNPWDE; from the coding sequence ATGCCGCCCAAACCCAAGAACAAACGCTCGAATCGCGTTAGTCGTATCATGGACAACACGGACCGCAGGAGACAGCTATCCGTCgccccgtctccctcacctgCCCCCGCGGCGGCTCAGGCGAAGGGCTCTTCAGGCAGTTCGGAAAAATGCAGAAACTGCGGTAGCACAGACATCCAAGAAGGAGCTTGCGCGGACTGCGGTTTGGTCCTCCGCGAACACGACATCGTCGCCGAGATCACCTTCGGCGAGACTTCCAACGGAGCTGCCACAGTTCAAGGTAGCTATCTCGGTGCAAACCAGGGTGGCGTCCGCCCAACTGGGATGGGACTCTCCTTTCGTCGGGTTCCCGGCGCTGGCCTCAAGGAAGCTCGTGAGCGCGCCGAGAGAGAGACCAGGGATCTCTGCAGCCAGATGGTTCACCAGCTTTCTGTGCCTCTTGATGTTGCAGACACAGCTATGGACATCTACAGGGAAGCTGTTCGTGCCAGTTACGTCAAGGGCCGCCGCAAGCACAACGTCGCCGCTGTTTGCATGTATGCCGCCTGCCGCCTTGCAAATCAGAAACAGATCATGCTCCTCGATCTGGCCGACATCGTCAAGACAGATGTGTTCCTTCTTGGTCGCAACTACAAAGAGCTCATGAGACGGCTTCCCACATTCGACACTGGATACGACCCTCTCACACTGGAGAATCTGATCTTTCGTTTCGCCGCCAAGCTAGAGTTCCTCCATGACACCAACAAGGTCGCCAACTCGGCACTTCGCATCGCCCACCGCATGGTCAAAGACAATATCAGCATTGGTCGCCGGCCCGCGGGTATCTCTGGCGCTGCTATCATCATGGCTGCTCGCGCGCACAACTTCCGCCGCACTGTTCGGGAGGTGGTTTATGTCGCCAAGGTCACGATGGCCACTTTGCAGGAACGCATGTCCGAATTTGCCGCCGTCCCCGCTGCCAGTCTCAGCATCAAGCAGTTTATGCAAGGTGACGAGATGCACCCCGAGGCTTCTCATGATCCCCCTGCTGTCTACAAGCAGTCCAGGGAGTGGCTCGAGAAGCACCCCAAGAGAGCCAGAAAGAGGAAGGCCTCGGACAACAGCCCAGAAGATCCCCAAGAGCCTGACCAGCAAAGCGCTCCCAAGCGTCGGAGAACTTCTGCTGATGCTTACACGCCGGACTCGGAAGCTGAGGAAGCTTCAGCTCCCCACGTGGACAGCGACGGTTTCGTGATCCCGCCCAACCCCAATGAACAACCCAAGAAGAAACAGCTTTTGACCGATCATGAAGGCGCTCTCCTgattggtggtttgggggcACCCGAGGACGGattggaggaagaggaagtggAGGCGTTGCACCGGGAGTTTTACGAAGATGAGAATGCGAACAGCCACGAGTACGATGCGAGCAGCGAGATGGCGATGGCTCAACAGCAAGGCATTGCTATTCCGGGTATGAAGGTGACGATCAAGCCCAGAGCTGGTTCCACTCCGGCTGCCAATGGCGCCCCCATCAGCGATGGGAACGCAACGAAGGGCGTCCAGGAGGAGCCCGCGCAAGGCAAGCGGGCGAAACCCACGCTTACTATCGACTTCGACAGCCAGGATGATAATATTGAGGCAGACATGGAGGGACTTATCGAGGATCCGGCCATTGCCCGCGTCGTTGAAGAGGTCACCCGCCTGGAACAGCAGCTCGAGAAACAGCCGGCCATTCAGGTGTCCAAGGCGATTCTAGACGAAGAGACCCCAGCCGCAGAGACTTCTACCCAGGAGGCTCCTGCTGTCGTGAATGAGCAGCCCGGCGAAGCTCCGCTCAACACACCTTCCaacgaggaagccgaggccAGCACTTCACCTGCCGCCTCTGCCTCCAACTCGCTTGCTGCCGATCCTCTTCTGGACCCGATTATACGGGAGGacgagtttgaggatgacCCCGAGGTCATGTTCTGCCGCTTGTCCGAGGAAGATAGCAAGGTCAAGTCCCAAATTTGGTATAACCAAAACAAGGACTGGCTTCGCCAGGTGCAGCAAAAGACGTTTGAGGCAAAGGTAGCGAGAAACAAGCCTAAGAAGAAGAGCCAGGGGAAAAAGGCTCGCATTGGAGAGGGTCAATCCGGGCCTGCTGCTTCGGCGTCGGAGGCTACGTCACAGATGCTTGCCAACCGCGCGCTCGTGATCAGCACAAAGCTCAATTACGGCAACATGGACACTCTCTTTAGCCTCAATCAGGGGGGTCCTGGCTCTGCTGGTACCCAAAGTGGCATGCCGAGtgccgccgccagcaacaaTGGAGcaggggatgatgaagagatgcCCGACGatccggctccggctcagGCTGCGGGTGATGAGGATCACGACACCGCCGCTGCgtacgaggaagagggtgtcgaggaggatTACCAACACCATGAGGAGGAGACTTACGAGcaagaggacgacgagggtgATTATGATCAGGGAGGCCACGGGCCTGGGTTCAATCCCTGGGATGAATAA